Proteins encoded in a region of the Mycolicibacterium duvalii genome:
- the pstC gene encoding phosphate ABC transporter permease subunit PstC: MTDKRDGTGTALTTPNPMDSGSGAAMAAPFPEPTPISTNPSGHAKERLGDRIFRSLSQGAGVLIVAIIAAIGIFLLWRAIPALARNEANFFLYGGTWNTSDTSAMTFGILDLLQVTVFVSVFALLLAMPIALGIAIYLTQYAPRRVVGPLAYVVDLLAAVPSIIYGVWGLYVLAPVLRPVALWLNENLGWFFLFGSGNASVAGGGTIFTAGIVLAVMILPIITAVTREVFVQTPRGQIEAALALGATRWEVVRTTVLPFGMSGYISGAMLGLGRALGETIALLIILRGTQEAFGWSLFDAGYTFASLIASAASEFNDQYKAGAYIAAGLVLFILTFVVNSLARAAVSGKDRSAS, translated from the coding sequence ATGACCGACAAGCGCGATGGAACCGGAACCGCATTGACGACGCCGAACCCGATGGACTCGGGGTCGGGGGCTGCGATGGCCGCCCCCTTCCCCGAGCCCACGCCGATCTCGACCAACCCGTCCGGGCATGCGAAGGAGCGGTTGGGAGACCGCATCTTCCGCAGCCTGTCGCAGGGGGCGGGCGTCCTCATCGTGGCGATCATCGCTGCGATCGGGATCTTCCTGCTGTGGCGTGCCATCCCGGCGCTAGCCCGTAACGAGGCGAACTTCTTCCTCTACGGCGGCACCTGGAACACCTCCGACACGTCGGCGATGACCTTCGGGATCCTGGACCTGCTCCAGGTCACGGTGTTCGTTTCGGTTTTCGCGCTGCTGCTCGCGATGCCCATCGCGCTGGGAATCGCGATCTACCTGACGCAGTACGCGCCGCGCCGGGTGGTCGGGCCGCTGGCCTACGTGGTGGACCTGCTCGCGGCGGTGCCGTCGATCATCTACGGCGTCTGGGGGCTGTATGTGCTGGCTCCGGTGCTGCGTCCGGTTGCGCTGTGGCTCAACGAGAATCTGGGTTGGTTCTTCCTGTTCGGCTCCGGCAACGCGTCTGTGGCCGGCGGCGGCACCATCTTCACCGCGGGCATCGTGTTGGCGGTGATGATCCTGCCGATCATCACCGCGGTGACGCGGGAGGTGTTCGTCCAGACACCCCGAGGGCAGATCGAGGCCGCGCTGGCGCTCGGCGCGACGCGGTGGGAGGTGGTCCGCACCACCGTGCTGCCGTTCGGGATGTCGGGGTACATCAGCGGCGCGATGCTCGGCCTCGGCCGTGCGCTCGGTGAGACCATCGCGCTGCTGATCATCCTGCGCGGCACGCAGGAGGCGTTCGGGTGGTCGCTGTTCGACGCCGGGTACACCTTCGCCAGCCTGATCGCCTCGGCCGCTTCGGAGTTCAACGACCAGTACAAGGCAGGCGCCTACATCGCCGCGGGTCTGGTGCTGTTCATCTTGACGTTCGTGGTGAACTCGCTGGCCCGCGCCGCGGTCTCCGGAAAGGACAGGTCGGCCTCATGA
- the pstA gene encoding phosphate ABC transporter permease PstA: MTSATLDQPVKAPTFQGVSARRKFTNNLATVLVTTSVVIALVPLVWVLYTVVAKGLGIVTSSTWWYNSQSGMTAFAAGGGAYHAIVGTLLQGLVCALISIPVGVFVGIYLVEYGGGTRLGKVTTFMVDILTGVPSIVAALFIYALWVATMGFERSGFAVSLALVLLMIPVIVRSTEEMLRIVPMDLREASYALGVPKWKTISAIVIPTALSGIVTGILLALARVMGETAPLLILVGYSQAINFDMFSGFQGSLPGMMFDQTSAGAGANPIPTDRLWGAALTLVVLIAVLNVGARFIAKFFAPKKV; this comes from the coding sequence ATGACATCGGCCACGCTGGATCAGCCCGTCAAGGCCCCCACCTTCCAGGGGGTCAGTGCCCGCCGCAAGTTCACCAACAACCTGGCTACCGTGCTGGTCACCACCTCGGTGGTGATCGCGCTGGTGCCGCTGGTGTGGGTGCTCTACACCGTCGTCGCCAAGGGCCTCGGGATCGTCACCTCCAGCACCTGGTGGTACAACTCGCAATCGGGTATGACGGCGTTCGCCGCGGGCGGCGGCGCCTACCACGCCATCGTCGGCACGCTGCTGCAAGGCCTGGTGTGTGCCCTGATCTCCATTCCGGTCGGCGTATTCGTCGGCATCTACCTGGTGGAGTACGGTGGCGGCACCCGGCTCGGCAAGGTCACCACCTTCATGGTCGACATCCTCACCGGGGTGCCCTCGATCGTCGCCGCGCTGTTCATCTACGCATTGTGGGTGGCCACGATGGGCTTCGAGCGTTCGGGCTTCGCGGTGTCGCTCGCCTTGGTGCTGTTGATGATTCCGGTGATCGTGCGCTCCACCGAGGAGATGCTGCGCATCGTGCCGATGGACCTGCGCGAGGCCAGCTACGCACTCGGCGTGCCGAAATGGAAGACCATCTCGGCCATCGTGATCCCGACCGCGCTGTCGGGCATCGTCACCGGCATCCTGCTGGCCCTGGCCCGCGTGATGGGGGAGACGGCGCCGCTGCTCATCCTGGTGGGGTACTCGCAGGCGATCAACTTCGACATGTTCAGCGGATTCCAGGGCTCGCTGCCCGGCATGATGTTCGACCAGACCTCGGCCGGCGCGGGTGCGAACCCGATCCCGACCGACCGGCTCTGGGGTGCGGCGCTGACCCTGGTCGTGTTGATCGCAGTGCTCAACGTCGGCGCCCGTTTCATCGCCAAATTCTTTGCCCCTAAAAAGGTCTGA